In the Sphingobacterium sp. PCS056 genome, TGATTGCGACTCAATGATGCAGCAACACCACCACATCCATAGTGACCAGCGATTATGATTTGTTTTACTTTTAAAACATTGACCGCATAATCCAGTACAGATAGCATACTCATGTCTGAATGCACACACATGTTTGCAATATTACGGTGTACAAATACTTCTCCAGGTTTAGTACCTGTGATTTCATTTGCTGGCACACGACTATCTGCACAACCAATCCATAAAATTTCTGGATTTTGACCTTTTGCTAATTGTTGAAAACGACCTGATGTATCATTCTTAACAAAGTCCATCCATTCACGATTTCCGTCTAAAATTTTTTTAAATCCTAATTCTAAATCTTTTTCCATTTTATATATATATTAATACAGTTCATATGTAATTGAGCTGCATGTTTTATCCCTGATAGGATACAAATCTCGTTAATTAATTGTTTTTATTTTATTATTTTTTCTTGTATTCAACATCTGTCAGTTCAATACGCTTTCCTTTGGTCAATGCATTTTGTTGAAAATCTTTAATGACCTCAATGACATCCTTATCAATGAATTTACTTGCTGTACCATTGATAACAATCAAACCAACAGATTTAGGTAAGCTATAAAGCTTTTGCTGTATAGGTGCTTTATTTAAAAAAGATACCTCCTCTGCCAGCGTGATGACAGCTTTATCGTAGTCATCTTGTTTTACAATATCAAATTTAAAAGCATTTTGCATATTCGCTTTTAAAATATAAAAAGTAGCTACCACAAGTCCAATACCCACACCCATGAGTAAGTCTGTCAATACAATGGCTACAATTGTTGCAAAGAAAGGAATGAATTGATCAAGTCCTTTTTTATACATGGAAGTAAATAAAGCGGGTTTGGCTAATTTAAATCCAGTTTGCAATAAAATAGCCGCTAGACAGGATAATGGAATAAAGTTTAAAACATTAGGGATGATTAGAATTGCTAATAGTAACCAAATACCATGAAGTAATGCCGATTGTCTAGTTCTTCCGCCAGCGTTCACATTGGCTGATGAGCGTACAATAACTGACGTCATTGGTAAACCTCCCAATAAACCACTTGTTATATTGCCGACACCCTGAGCGATAAGTTCACGATTAGTGGGTGTATTTCTTTTGAATGGATCAATTTTATCAACCGCCTCGATACTTAATAGAGTCTCTAAACTGGCAATAATTGCAATGGTGAAAGCGACTATCCAGACCTCTTTATTGATGATTTGCGTGAAATCTGGAAGTGTAAATAGCCCTGTGAATTCAGCAAAGGAATTGACAATGGGTACAAGTACAAATTGTGACTCTGCTAATTGAAAACGTGTACCATTAAAAGCAAACGATAAGCCTATTCCAAGAGCAACTACAATTAATGGAGCTGGGATCTTGTTTAGCTTTGGAATTTTAGACCAATAGATTAAGACAATCAATGAAAGTATACAAATTATCAAAGCACCGGGGCCAATTGAAGACATCAATGTGTCTGTAAATGCGCCGATTCCATGGCCATTATCAAGCTCAAAAGCATGAGTTTCCATCATACCAAGTGCCAACGGAATTTGCTTCAATATGATGGTGATCCCAATTGCAGCAAGCATTCCGACGATCACAGAAGAAGGGAAATAATTTCCTATCATGCCGGCTTTAACGACTCCAAGAATCAATTGGATAACACCTGCAATAACTACAGCTAATAAAAAAGTTTCATAGGCACCGAGGCTCTGAATAGCGCCCAAAACAATGACCGTAAGACCAGCTGCAGGGCCACTGACGCTCAAAGGTGATTTACTGATAGAAGAGACGACGACACCGCCAATCACTCCTGTTAACAATCCTGCAAACAATGGCGCACCAGAGGCCATTGCAATACCCAAACATAGTGGGAGTGCTACTAAAAACACCACAACACTAGCGGGTACATCATATTTTAAGTCTCTTTTCGATAGTTTTAGAAAAGCAGACATACGAGTTCCAAACATTAGTTTTTGTCTAAAATTTTACCTGATATTTTACAATATTTTGCTCTAATCAGACGTGATTAAAGTTTATTTCATGCACGAAGGCACAGAAAGGGAAAATTAACAGTTAGGAGGCGGCGTAGGAACAGAAGGGTGGAATGCGCGAATACTTTTTTCATTTTTCAAGTAATGCTTTTGATTCCCATGATTATCAGTAATGATGGCTAAGAAATAGGATTCTTCCGTTTTAGCATTAAAAAACTTTGAACCAGATTCATTACTATCACTGTGTGCACCATTGTTGTTTTCAATTTCTAATTGGAGCACAATTTGAAGAATTGTGTTTTGATCTAATAAAGAAGAAAATATAGGCGTTATCGATATGCTCATCTTTACGAAAAAGATTAAAGCACATAATAGAGCTGCGATATTTCTAATTTTTTTATTAAACATTTTTTTTCAAAGCTGTATCTGTTCCCTTTTTTAGAGTACGTAAAAATACATTTTTCATGTTAAAAAATTATTAATTTTTTGAAAAAAAGTCCTTGCTGACAAAAAAATTACAAAGACTCAATATTTCGTTCTATATTTAATGTAAGAAATATAATTTGTAAAAGGTGGAGGTATTTTTAAGATAAGGACTGGTTCCTTTATAAAACTAGTATATTAAAGAATGGAAGATCAAGCATTATTTATTGAAAAAGTAATAGCATCCTATAATCCTAAAGGTGCCTACATTTATTTAGGAGCCGGTATTTTAGAGGGGAATATCCTTGCTGATGCTCAAGTTAATTTAGCTTTAAAAATGATGAACCGCCATGGTTTGATTGCTGGGGCAACGGGTACAGGTAAAACGCGAACCTTACAATTGATTGCTGAACAGTTGTCCGACAGTGGTGTTCCTGTTTTCATGTTGGATGTCAAAGGTGACTTGTCAGGTCTAGCTCTAGAGGGCCAAACCAATCAAGCGCTGATCGATAGAGGTAATGCCGTTGGTGTTCCATTTCAGCCCGCTAGTTTTCCTGTTGAATTGTTTTCATTGACTGGGAATAAGGGAACCACTATGCGGATTAAAGTATCCGATGTTGGTCCGATTCTATTAGCACGAATTTTGGAATTGAATGATACGCAAACTGGAGTTTTAGCCGCAATATTTAAATATGCGCAAGATCACAATATGCCTTTAGTCGATTTTAATGATGTTAAAAAATTATTAAGTTATCTGGCCGATGGTCCAGGCAGTGAAGAGATTAAAGATGATTATGGTAAAATAAGTACATCAAGTTCTGGAACTATTTTACGTAAAATAGTGGCTATAGAGCAACAAGGAGTCGCGCATATATTTGGCGAGAAGGAATTTGATATCCGAGATTTGTTTCAAAAAGTAGATGGTAAGGGAGTTATAAGTTTATTGAATATTTCGGATGTTCAAGACCAACCAGTGCTATTTTCAACTTTTT is a window encoding:
- a CDS encoding carbonic anhydrase — its product is MEKDLELGFKKILDGNREWMDFVKNDTSGRFQQLAKGQNPEILWIGCADSRVPANEITGTKPGEVFVHRNIANMCVHSDMSMLSVLDYAVNVLKVKQIIIAGHYGCGGVAASLSRNQFGIIDNWLCHIKDVYRLHAAEIDAIEDHEKKVDRLIELNVQEQVFNLCTTSIIQNAWKDRNDLAVHGMVINIGTGALTDLNCTFTSNEDLGDVFSYR
- a CDS encoding SulP family inorganic anion transporter; translated protein: MFGTRMSAFLKLSKRDLKYDVPASVVVFLVALPLCLGIAMASGAPLFAGLLTGVIGGVVVSSISKSPLSVSGPAAGLTVIVLGAIQSLGAYETFLLAVVIAGVIQLILGVVKAGMIGNYFPSSVIVGMLAAIGITIILKQIPLALGMMETHAFELDNGHGIGAFTDTLMSSIGPGALIICILSLIVLIYWSKIPKLNKIPAPLIVVALGIGLSFAFNGTRFQLAESQFVLVPIVNSFAEFTGLFTLPDFTQIINKEVWIVAFTIAIIASLETLLSIEAVDKIDPFKRNTPTNRELIAQGVGNITSGLLGGLPMTSVIVRSSANVNAGGRTRQSALLHGIWLLLAILIIPNVLNFIPLSCLAAILLQTGFKLAKPALFTSMYKKGLDQFIPFFATIVAIVLTDLLMGVGIGLVVATFYILKANMQNAFKFDIVKQDDYDKAVITLAEEVSFLNKAPIQQKLYSLPKSVGLIVINGTASKFIDKDVIEVIKDFQQNALTKGKRIELTDVEYKKK
- a CDS encoding helicase HerA-like domain-containing protein; the encoded protein is MEDQALFIEKVIASYNPKGAYIYLGAGILEGNILADAQVNLALKMMNRHGLIAGATGTGKTRTLQLIAEQLSDSGVPVFMLDVKGDLSGLALEGQTNQALIDRGNAVGVPFQPASFPVELFSLTGNKGTTMRIKVSDVGPILLARILELNDTQTGVLAAIFKYAQDHNMPLVDFNDVKKLLSYLADGPGSEEIKDDYGKISTSSSGTILRKIVAIEQQGVAHIFGEKEFDIRDLFQKVDGKGVISLLNISDVQDQPVLFSTFLLSILAQLFKNLPEVGDLDKPKLVFFFDEAHLLFKDASKTFMTQVEQIVRLIRSKGVGIFFCTQSPTDVPESVLAQLGNRIQHALRAFTPNDTENLRKTVKTYPKSDFYAIDQILTSLGTGQALITVLNDKGIPTEVVATHLVPARAVMGPADTTTYDDLITRSDLYTKYQQREENRSAAEIIDEKMEIAAHQQEQLTRAKEEEKRSKSTSRRQTPLEAAQKTATTTLAREGVKLLGKLASGLLTAFFKKK